A part of Manduca sexta isolate Smith_Timp_Sample1 chromosome 10, JHU_Msex_v1.0, whole genome shotgun sequence genomic DNA contains:
- the LOC115443858 gene encoding organic cation transporter protein isoform X1, with the protein MGYKNNKKIYDVSEVLEVFGKYQIIQYSLICVSTVFICMIDINYIFVAGNLKYRCRIPECEDVNSTAEFPTWWPITTRDACTRPVLKEGIFDACSNNSFIDKVEECTEWIYESNDTVVAELNLACQPWKINLIGTIHSIGMLISMAVCGWMCDRFGRKPTLVVGLVGSCMGQFKTLATTWPVYVTVEFLEASMSGGTYTTAMVLMLEICGQSKRILSGVLFSYFIYSGELLFASIAMFVPYWKNIVRIIYTPCIFFFCYIFLIHESPRWQIVKGKTEEAKKNMLLIAKTNKVNLNTEEFKNIDGASLKDKFNIKEHEVKESIVNVITSKEIWKRLLVAAVCRYTASFVYYGLMVNSVFLPGDKYVNFLLSTVMSFPGELICLYLMNKIGRKLPLMVGFIMSGVFCIASGYVSDSYTWGKIILFLFGKMIISACFTGAITYTMELFPTSARGSLLAMSSFTSRVGGMLAPLTPMLNSYSEAVPSICFGASALLSGVLLTLTPETKDLPLMDTVQQVEDSVKKKKELI; encoded by the exons ATGggttataaaaacaacaaaaagatATATGATGTTTCCGAAGTGTTAGAAGTGTTTGGAAAATATCAGATAATACAATATAGTTTGATATGTGTATCTACAGTGTTCATATGTATGATCgatattaactatattttcgTCGCTGGCAATTTGAAGTATCG ATGTCGTATACCCGAATGCGAAGATGTTAACTCAACAGCAGAGTTCCCAACTTGGTGGCCCATTACTACTCGAGATGCCTGCACTAGACCGGTGTTAAAAGAAGGTATCTTCGACGCGTGCTCAAACAACAGCTTCATTGATAAAGTAGAAGAATGTACTGAATGGATTTACGAGAGTAATGACACTGTTGTGGCTGAG TTAAACCTGGCGTGTCAGCCGTGGAAGATCAACCTGATCGGCACAATCCACAGCATCGGCATGCTGATATCTATGGCCGTGTGCGGGTGGATGTGTGACAG GTTTGGCCGAAAACCTACCCTGGTAGTAGGCCTTGTGGGCAGCTGCATGGGCCAGTTTAAGACATTGGCCACCACATGGCCAGTTTATGTGACAGTCGAATTTCTAGAAGCTTCGATGTCAGGCGGCACCTACACAACTGCGATGGTTCTca TGCTAGAGATATGCGGGCAAAGCAAGCGAATTCTCTCAGGAGTACTATTTTCGTATTTCATATACTCCGGGGAACTCTTGTTCGCTTCTATCGCGATGTTCGTCCCCTATTGGAAAAATATTGTTCGCATCATTTACACGCCTTGCATCTTCTTCTTTTGCTACATATTCCTAATCCACGAGAGCCCTAGATGGCAAATTGTCAAAGGGAAAACAGAAGAAGCAAAAAAGAACATGTTACTAATAgctaaaacaaacaaagttaATCTTAACACcgaagaatttaaaaatattgacggCGCTAGTTTGAAAgacaagtttaatattaaagagCATGAAGTAAAAGAGAGTATAGTGAACGTAATTACTTCTAAAGAGATCTGGAAGCGATTATTGGTGGCAGCGGTTTGTAGGTATACCGCCAGTTTTGTGTACTACGGGCTGATGGTTAACTCTGTGTTCCTGCCTGGTGATAAGTACGTGAACTTCCTGCTGTCGACTGTGATGTCGTTCCCCGGGGAACTTATCTGCTTGTACTTGATGAATAAGATTGGAAGGAAGCTACCTTTAATGGTTGGATTTATCATGAGCGGTGTTTTCTGCATCGCCTCGGGATACGTGTCTGATT CGTACACGTGGGGTAAGATCATTCTGTTCCTGTTCGGTAAGATGATAATATCCGCATGCTTCACTGGTGCCATTACTTACACCATGGAGTTGTTCCCGACGAGCGCGCGCGGCTCCCTGCTGGCGATGAGCTCCTTCACATCAAGAGTGGGGGGCATGCTCGCGCCTTTGACGCCTATGCTG